In the genome of Nicoliella spurrieriana, the window CAACGGTCGTTTTAGCATCGGTTAGGATTGATTTCAACGGGGGCTGTTTTAAAAGTGCAACGTTTCTCGAAACAAAACAATGTTGCTCATCACTGATCACAAAGCCCACAAACGGTGCGGTGTGATAATTATCGCCATCCATCGCTAAATAAAAGGTCACCTGCGAGCCCAACTCATTAACGGCTGTTAGATTCTCATCATCCAAGCGGGTAAATTCGATTTTAGGCGTTTGCTCATCTGCAGAGGCGCCCATTTCACTTAAAAACTTGCGGAAGTTCATCTGTTGATAAAATGCAGTTAATTCCTTGATTTGATCACCCTGGTAGGCTAAATCAGCGACCCCAATTGTAAGTGGTGCATCCCGATCAATGGTGGCCAAGCGTTTCGATAGCAATGCTTGATCATGGTCTTCAATCAAGTGCTCCTTTAATTTCTTAGCGGTAATTTCATCAAGATGTTCATAAAGATTTTCAATCGAGCCGAACTGCTTAATCAATTTGTCAGCAGTTTTTGGGCCGACCTTGTTCACCCCAGGATAATTATCAGAAGAATCCCCCTGCAGACCCTTAACGTCAATAATTTGCTGCGGGGTAATCCCCATCGTTTCTTTAACGGATGCGGCAGTATAGTGATCGGTTTGACTGACCCCCGTCTTTGAAATGCTAACGGTGGTCCGGTCGGAACATAATTGGGTCAAGTCACGATCCCCGGTCACGATCGTCACCAGATAACCATCGGCCTCTGCTTGTTTAGCAATCGTACCGATAATATCATCGGCCTCATAGTTAGGGAGTTGGTAGCTCTTAATGCCCCGGGCAGTTAGTAGTTTTTTAATATATGGAAATTGTTCAATCAATTCATCGGGCGTTTTGCGGCGCCCACCCTTATATTCCTTGAACATTTTGGTCCGAAAGGTCACCTTACCGGCATCGAATGCAGCTAGTGCAGCGGTCGGTTTCACTACGGATAACATATTGTCCAACATGGTGTTAAAACCATAGATAGCACTAGTGTGGAGGCCATCTTGATTGGTAAAACGATCAACTGATTGGTAAAGAGCATAGAACGCCTTAAAAGCAATGCTATTTCCATCAATTAACAGTAGTCTCTTCTCAGCCATTTCATTCTCCTTAGTAATTTTAATTCGAAATAATCCACTTAATATTATATAACAATTTTCAGCAATTGAAAAAAGGAGCCCCCCGATAATTTAATTATCGAAGGCCTCCCCTAAATCGGTAACGATTAGTTCCGATTATCACCAGCACCAAAGATTTGTAATAAACTAAGGAACAGGTTAATGAAATTCAAGTACAACATTAATGCGCCACCAATGGCAACGCCGTTAGCTGATTCGCTATTTCCATTTTGGTTGTAGAACTGCTTTAGCATTTGAGTATCATAAGCAGTTAAACCAGTGAAAACGACCACCGTCACGATGGAGATGATCCATGATAACATCCCTACGTGTAGGAAAATATTAATCAAGGATGCAATAATAATGGCGATCAAAGCGCCAGTTAAAATGGTTCCCATCTTAGCTAAGCTGCGCTTTGTAATGAATCCATAAACGCTCATTGCGATAAATAGACTGGCACTAGATACGAATGCAGCAACGATGGAGGTATTGGTGTAAACCATCAAGATGTTCGAGAACACGAATCCGGTCATTGCCGAATAAATAAACAATAACGCTAGTCCCAATCCAGAAGAACGTAATGCAGCCCCCTGGATGAAAAATGGAATGATTGCCCAGACGATCATCAAGACAATTGCAGAACCACCTGACATCGAAATCCCATTTTGAACCACTAAGAAAGCGACTAATGCGGAAATTAAGATCGATGCACCCATCCAACCATAAACTCGAGCGAAGAATGAGTTAACGCCAACTGCGTTGTTAACCGCTCTTCTTTCCGTTGGTTGATCAAAATTATTCAAAAAATTCCCTCTTTTCTTTAAATCAAATTCAACTATTTAGACTATTATAGCAGACTAATTATTAATACTAAATCATTTTAACCATTAATTTACGTTTGGTCGTAAATCATTTAGCAAATTCTCATAAATTTTTTCATACTTTTGAATGTCGCCGGCACCCATGAAAATAATCACCGCATTTTGATAGTCAAGTAGTGGGGAGACGTTCTCCGCTTGGATCAAGCCCCCATCCTTTGTGATCTTATCAAAGAGGTCTTGACTAGATACGTTCCCTGATTTTTCACGGGGGGAACCATAAATCTTAGTCACATAGACCTTGTCAGCCTTGCTAAGGCTCTTTGCGAAATCATCCAAATAAGCAATCGTTCGACTAAATGTATGGGGTTGGAAGACCGCCACAATTTCCTTATTCGGGTATTCTTGGCGAGCAGCGTCTAACGTTGCGTTAATTTCTGATGGATGGTGAGCATAATCATCAATGATGATCATGTCAGCCACTTTTCGTTGGGCGAACCGCCGTTTAACCCCCTTGAAGGTCATGAGCTCGCGTCTAATTTCAGCTAAGTTAACGTCTTCAAAATATGACACTGCAATCACGGCTAGTGAGTTTAAGATGTTATGTTCACCGAACAACGGAATTTTAAAGTTCCCTAGATTTTGATCCTTGTGCATCACATCAAAACTGGAACCTTCAGTCGTTCGCTTAATATCAACCGCTCTAAAATCATCGGATTCACTAGTCCCATAGGAGTAAATGGGGACGTTCGCAGTTAGTTTAGTCAGGTTCGGGTCATCCCCCCATACAAAAATCCCCTTTTGAACTTGGTTAGCAAAGGTTTGAAAGGCATCGGTAACGTCTTCAATCCCCGTATAGTAATCAGGATGGTCAAAATCAATATTGGTCATAATTGCATAGTCGGGGCTAGTAGCTAGGAAGTGGCGCCGGTATTCATCGGCTTCATAAACGAAGAACCGGGCGTCCGGAACCCCCTTCCCAGTTCCATCACCAATCAAATAATCCGTAGCTGAAATCCCGCTCAATACATGGGCCAATAAACCAGTGGTACTGGTTTTACCATGGGCACCAGCAATCCCAATGCTGGTGTAGCCCTTGATCATTTCACCTAGCAATTGGTGGTAGCGATAAACGGTCAAGCCCATTTCACGCGCCCGGGTAATTTCTGGGTGGTCATCCTTAAAGGCATTTCCGGCAACAATGGTCAACCCGGCATGAATATTATCTGGATCGAATGGTAAGATCTTAATGCCAGCTTGTTCCAATCCCCGTTGGGTAAACGTATATTGATCGATATCAGAGCCTTGAACCTGATAACCCTGGTCATGCAAAATCAGTGCCATTGCACTCATCCCAGTCCCTTTAATTCCAACAAAATGGTAAATCGTATTCTTATCCAATTTAACTTCCCCCTATGTTATAACATCCCCCATATTAGCAGAAAAACTGCAACTAGTGGGACATAATCAACTAAATTTTAAAGATTTAATTTTTTAAAATCATCTTCCGTTAGGTAGACCTCCCGGGGCTTTGAACCGTGTTGCCCCGAAATGTAATTTTGCTGTTCCAAATCATCAATTAAGGTTGCCGCACGGTTGTAGCCAATGGAAAAGACCCGTTGTAACTTAGATGTGGAGACGGTCTTTTCCTTTGCGATATACGCTAAGACCTCGGGCATTAAGTCATCTTGTTGTTGGACCATATTGACCTTTTTCAACAACGACTTTGGATTAAACGCGTACTGCGGGGTCCCCTGGGTTCGGACCGCAGCGGTAACCTGTTCAATTTCTTCATTGGTAACAAAGGTCCCTTGAAGCCGCAGTGGCTGGCTCTTTCCGTTACCCAAGTAGAGCATGTCCCCACGGCCCAATAGTCGTTCGGCTCCAGCGGTATCAATGATCGTACGCGAATCGACTTGACTTGAGACCATAAATGCAATTCTAGTCGGGATGTTGTTCTTAATGGTTCCGGTAACGATATCGACACTCGGCCGTTGGGTCGCTACGATTAAGTGAATCCCGGCTGCCCGGGCTTTTTGGGTGATTCTAACGATATAGTCCTGAACCTCGGTCGAAGCGACCATCATTAAATCGGCCAACTCATCAATAATAATTACGATGTATGGCATCTTCAGCTGTGGTTGGTCACTTTCGACCGCCTTTTGGTTAAACTGTTCAATATTTCTGGCTCCGGCTGCCGCTAGTTTTTCATAACGTTCATCCATTTCCTTAACCGCCCACTTTAGGGCGGCAGAGGCCTCGTTTGGTTCTGAAATTACGGGAGCCAACAGATGTGGAATATTATTATATGGCGCTAGTTCAACGGCTTTTGGATCGATCAATAACAACCGTAGGTCCGCCGGGGTCGACTTGTATAGTAACGAGACTAACAAACTATTGATAAACACACTTTTCCCGGAACCAGTGGCCCCGGCAATCAATCCGTGCGGCATCTTAGTAATGTCAGTTACCTGGGGTTTCCCGGTCAAATCCACCCCTAGTGCAATCGTTAGCGGTGATTTAGCCTGTTGGAAACTATCGGCACCCAGGACTTCAGATAACATTACCGGACGGGGTTTCGGATTGGGAATTTCAACCCCGACCGTCGTGCGTCCTGGAATCGGTGCTTCAATTCTGATGTCCTTAGCGGCTAACGCTAGTTTTAAATCATCATTTAAATTGGTAATCTTGCTAACCTTGACCCCCAAGGCCAGCTTGACTTGAAATTGGGTCACGGTCGGGCCGTTGGTCCAATCAACGACCTCCGCATTAACGTGAAAGGCACTGAGCGTTCGGTCTAAGATTTCAGACTGATTTACGATCCAGTCATCAAGCGCAGCATCGTCGCGCCGTTGGGGTTCCTTTAGCATGGTAAACTTTGGAAACTGGTAGCCCTGTGAGTATTGATCACCGCTACTAAGCGTTTGGTGGTCAGGGTCACTTTCCCCCGGACCAATGTAGTGTTCAGACTCGTCGCTAGCTGGGGCATCGACCGTATCGGAAGCTGCCGCCACCGTTTGCGGCGAACTTGAATCACCATCGGCATGGCTGGAATCCGTAAGTGAATCGGATGCACTCGTAGACCGGTGTTCTATTACCCCGTCCTTAAAGAATTCGACGTCCTTTTGGGCATCAGTTTCATTATCTAAAATCGCTGATAGGGAATGCCCCAACCCATGCTTTGCTTGTGGCTTAGCTTTGGGTGCTTCAGAACTATTCGCCCGGTTAGCATTTAACTCCTCAGCGGCACTTGCAGAACCAACCGAATCACTAGCTGCTGAATCGGCTGCAATAGACTGCCGATGCCGAGCAATGCGGGACCGCGCTTCCCCGCTTGAATTAGTGGCTGCCGAACGCTTAGGGGGTTCACCGCCAGCTACATCCGAAGGCGCCGAATTTAATTCCGGTGCATTCAACCGGGCAGCAGTTACCTCATCATTAGCGGATGATTGATTCATTTTGGCAACTGCAGATTCAAACCGCTCAGCGTTGGGCTGTTCACTCTGTGGCACCCGTGGTTCGTCATTTTGGTAGGCGGCCCTATTTTCACTGGTTTCATCAACATCGTCAAATTGAATGACATCTGAATTAGCCCGGGTATTAATTCCATCATCAAATAGGACACAATCAGAATCGTGTTTATCTAGTTGTTCAATTAATTTCAAGTAGTAGCGGCCTAATTTAGACTCTTCCAAATATTCATCACCAGTGATGCGACGAGCATAGTTACCACGGGGCTGAAACGCCTGGGTCAACTTTAAAATTGAATTTTCAGATTGGGGTTGAAAATGATCACCGGTCGTCCGAAAGTTTTCCCGATGGGTCTTGTTCCCGTTCAACGAATCAATTGGCGTCCGATGGGTCATTTTATTATTAGAATAGCTAGCTTGATCCTGATTTGCCTTTGGTTTTTGTAAAAAGCGCCGGTAAAACGCCGGTCCATCATAATGGTTCATTTATCTTCACCCTTAATTAACGTTAATTATTCAAATATGTAAAATCAGGAGTGACCAGCTCCTGACTAATTATGAAAATAGATTTTGGGCCCGTGCAAAATCAAATTGAGTCCCAACTTGATAATCATCGGGGAGAATTAATGCTCCTGGTTTTTGGGGTGCATTGGGAATCTTTAGTTCGCGTCCTGAACAAATCATCCCATCACTTTCAACGCCCTTCAATTCACCAGGCCAGATTACTAGTCCACTTGGCATCATCGTTCCCACTTCGGCAACGACGACTTTAATGTCAGCTTGCATGTTAGGTGAGCCACTTACGATTTGCAGCGTTTTGCCATCCTGGACCTTAGTCTTGGTAATCTTTAGGTGGTCTGATTTAGGATGTTTTTCAACGGATTCCACATAGCCAACGACGAACTTAGGACTATCATCGACACTCAATTGGTCATCAAAATCAGCCGCTTTTAAGGCCGCATTCAATTGATCAACGTCAGCGTGGTCTAAAGTCACCTGGCCGTTTTGATCCTTTAATTTGGGTAGGTATTTACTAGCATCAAAGAAGTTGTAACCTAATACCGTCCCGTCCGTGGCGGTAATTTTGACGATGGAATCACGTTTAGTGACCACTTGCTCCTCAACATCTGGGTGCATTAATAAAACTAAGACATCCCCCATTTGGGATGGATTATAACTGGCTATCAATTTGTAACGTCCCTTCTGATTAATTTAATGATTCAATAAAGCTTTCCACTTGCGCTTGGGTCTTACGTTCCTTATTGACGTAGCGACCAATTTCTTCGCCATCTTCGAAGGCCACGAAGCTTGGAATCCCAAAAATATTTAACTCTGCTGCTAAATCGATGTTATCATCACGATCAACGGCCAAGAAGGTGTATTCGGGATGGTTAGCGACAATTTCTGGTAGTGCTGGTTTGATGACGGTACAATCAGGACACCAAGTGGCACTGAAAAAGAGCATGTACTTGCCGTTAGCAATTTTTTGTTTGAGTTCTGTTAGGTTCATTGGTTGTAATTCTTCCATTTGAATGTTCCTCCCTTGAAATTCTACGTTCATCATTATAACGTAATCATGAACAATTCGACAATTTTTGATTATAATAACAGTATAGCGTTAAATCCAATTGAAAGCAGGGATAATTTTGCAAATTAAAACTAAAATTAGACTTGGCATCGCAATCACAGCCGTAGCAGCGATTGAAGTCCTCAAAAGCGGCATTCGTGCCCGGGTCGAACACCGCATCTACCATCAAATTCATCAACAATTCGGCGGACAGACGATTTATGGGACCTGGCTACATCCAGAATACCGCCTAATTGCTGAGGACTATTACCTAGGCGGCGTTAACATTGTTGATGGTCAAACGATCACCGAGTATCAATTTACCGCCAGCGGTAACGGGAAGTTAGTCGAGCTATACAAGACCGATTCCCACCAAATTAGTTCGTTTTAAAATTAATTACAATTTTATAAATTGGCCCATTCTGACTGAACTTAGCCTCATACTCGGTCTCAACGTTGTCTGCTTGTTCTGGACTATCGTGGAGATCAAGCGATACATATTCAAAATTAGTCCCAAATTGATTGAACGAAATCAATGAATATTCAAATAGCCCCCGGTTATCAGTCTTGAATTCAAGCTGGTGGCCATCCTTTAAGACTTCGCGATAACTCCCTAAAAAGGTGGATGAGGTTAAGCGCCGCTTTGCGTGCCGTTTTTTAGGCCACGGGTCGGAAAAATTAAGGTACATTTTATCAATTTCGCCAGCCCGAAAGAGCGTATTGACCAACGCCCCATCGGTCTCCACTAGCTGGACGTTGGTTAATTGTGATTCGACTAACTTCCGTAATGCCACTGCAATCACTGATTCTTGTAATTCAATTCCAATGAAATTGATTTCGGGGTGGCGCTTGGCCATTTCAATAATGAATTGCCCCTTTCCAATTCCAATTTCAAGGTGCAGTGGTTGTTTTTTTGCAAACCGTTGATCCCACTTTCCGGCCCATGCCTCAGCATCGGTAACGATCAGGGTTGGTTGTGATTCAATATAGGGCTTGGCCCATGATTTATGTCTTACTCGCATTGCGAACTCCTTTAATTGATTAATCTAATTTTTGGTTGATTTTGTTAGTAATTAAATGATTAGTCAAAACCCAGCATTCTGCTAGGTTAACGACTAAACTGATGGCACCAATGATAATTGAGCGGCTCCCAATTAAGGTCATAATTGCAAAGATAACTGCAGAGGTGTTCAAAAGAACTGCAACGACCTGTTTAAAGCTTGTGAGCTGCAATTTAGTATCCACCGGATAGATATGGGTAAATACGTTGTTTGTAAAGTGGAAGTAAAATGGAATCAACTGGAAGCCAATCAAATAGAGGAACAACATGCCAATTAAAATTGGCAGGTAGGTCCCGCCAACCCCGACCAATAAAACGGCCCCGATTACCGTTAACCGTAGGTGTAGCCCACTATATTCGCCGTTTCGAACGATCGAATGGCCGTATAAGTAGCGATAGGTATTCTGCGGAAGCGGCTTGATCCGGTTGATCAAAAAGTCGAGGTAGCGACGGCGCTTGGTGGTCCCTTGAATGTTAGGCACATCGGTAAAGAGGTTAAAGAACTTATAGAGCGCAAGCATCCTAGCATCCTCGTTTTCGATTAACGTCCCCCAATTCAATGAGCGACTTTGCCACCCACGCTCATTTCTAGCGGTCATGCCAATAAATAAAGCACTGATCACGATGCCCAGCGAAGGAGCTAAAAGCGTCACCGTAAGGGCAACTAGGTTGATCAACCACTTTAATTTAGCACTGATCGATCGATGGTACGCAGCGTTGAACTGGTTTCTTAAATCGGCCCCCTTTAATATCACCATCGTAAATAAGAGGCCGAGTAACTCTAACCAATTAAACGCCATCGTGACCCGAATGAACGGTAATAAGATGAACCAAATTAGCAGCTGTGGAATGATTGCGATTAATACGCTATACCGATAAGCCGCCTTTAAATACCCGTGCATGGCACTTTCCTGCGGGATTAAAAA includes:
- a CDS encoding Bax inhibitor-1/YccA family protein yields the protein MNNFDQPTERRAVNNAVGVNSFFARVYGWMGASILISALVAFLVVQNGISMSGGSAIVLMIVWAIIPFFIQGAALRSSGLGLALLFIYSAMTGFVFSNILMVYTNTSIVAAFVSSASLFIAMSVYGFITKRSLAKMGTILTGALIAIIIASLINIFLHVGMLSWIISIVTVVVFTGLTAYDTQMLKQFYNQNGNSESANGVAIGGALMLYLNFINLFLSLLQIFGAGDNRN
- the murC gene encoding UDP-N-acetylmuramate--L-alanine ligase, which codes for MDKNTIYHFVGIKGTGMSAMALILHDQGYQVQGSDIDQYTFTQRGLEQAGIKILPFDPDNIHAGLTIVAGNAFKDDHPEITRAREMGLTVYRYHQLLGEMIKGYTSIGIAGAHGKTSTTGLLAHVLSGISATDYLIGDGTGKGVPDARFFVYEADEYRRHFLATSPDYAIMTNIDFDHPDYYTGIEDVTDAFQTFANQVQKGIFVWGDDPNLTKLTANVPIYSYGTSESDDFRAVDIKRTTEGSSFDVMHKDQNLGNFKIPLFGEHNILNSLAVIAVSYFEDVNLAEIRRELMTFKGVKRRFAQRKVADMIIIDDYAHHPSEINATLDAARQEYPNKEIVAVFQPHTFSRTIAYLDDFAKSLSKADKVYVTKIYGSPREKSGNVSSQDLFDKITKDGGLIQAENVSPLLDYQNAVIIFMGAGDIQKYEKIYENLLNDLRPNVN
- a CDS encoding DNA translocase FtsK, whose product is MNHYDGPAFYRRFLQKPKANQDQASYSNNKMTHRTPIDSLNGNKTHRENFRTTGDHFQPQSENSILKLTQAFQPRGNYARRITGDEYLEESKLGRYYLKLIEQLDKHDSDCVLFDDGINTRANSDVIQFDDVDETSENRAAYQNDEPRVPQSEQPNAERFESAVAKMNQSSANDEVTAARLNAPELNSAPSDVAGGEPPKRSAATNSSGEARSRIARHRQSIAADSAASDSVGSASAAEELNANRANSSEAPKAKPQAKHGLGHSLSAILDNETDAQKDVEFFKDGVIEHRSTSASDSLTDSSHADGDSSSPQTVAAASDTVDAPASDESEHYIGPGESDPDHQTLSSGDQYSQGYQFPKFTMLKEPQRRDDAALDDWIVNQSEILDRTLSAFHVNAEVVDWTNGPTVTQFQVKLALGVKVSKITNLNDDLKLALAAKDIRIEAPIPGRTTVGVEIPNPKPRPVMLSEVLGADSFQQAKSPLTIALGVDLTGKPQVTDITKMPHGLIAGATGSGKSVFINSLLVSLLYKSTPADLRLLLIDPKAVELAPYNNIPHLLAPVISEPNEASAALKWAVKEMDERYEKLAAAGARNIEQFNQKAVESDQPQLKMPYIVIIIDELADLMMVASTEVQDYIVRITQKARAAGIHLIVATQRPSVDIVTGTIKNNIPTRIAFMVSSQVDSRTIIDTAGAERLLGRGDMLYLGNGKSQPLRLQGTFVTNEEIEQVTAAVRTQGTPQYAFNPKSLLKKVNMVQQQDDLMPEVLAYIAKEKTVSTSKLQRVFSIGYNRAATLIDDLEQQNYISGQHGSKPREVYLTEDDFKKLNL
- the ytpR gene encoding YtpR family tRNA-binding protein — encoded protein: MIASYNPSQMGDVLVLLMHPDVEEQVVTKRDSIVKITATDGTVLGYNFFDASKYLPKLKDQNGQVTLDHADVDQLNAALKAADFDDQLSVDDSPKFVVGYVESVEKHPKSDHLKITKTKVQDGKTLQIVSGSPNMQADIKVVVAEVGTMMPSGLVIWPGELKGVESDGMICSGRELKIPNAPQKPGALILPDDYQVGTQFDFARAQNLFS
- a CDS encoding thioredoxin family protein, giving the protein MEELQPMNLTELKQKIANGKYMLFFSATWCPDCTVIKPALPEIVANHPEYTFLAVDRDDNIDLAAELNIFGIPSFVAFEDGEEIGRYVNKERKTQAQVESFIESLN
- the trmB gene encoding tRNA (guanosine(46)-N7)-methyltransferase TrmB, which produces MRVRHKSWAKPYIESQPTLIVTDAEAWAGKWDQRFAKKQPLHLEIGIGKGQFIIEMAKRHPEINFIGIELQESVIAVALRKLVESQLTNVQLVETDGALVNTLFRAGEIDKMYLNFSDPWPKKRHAKRRLTSSTFLGSYREVLKDGHQLEFKTDNRGLFEYSLISFNQFGTNFEYVSLDLHDSPEQADNVETEYEAKFSQNGPIYKIVINFKTN
- a CDS encoding ABC transporter permease, translating into MSDLFKQRLGTHLTEMVKYLRYVFNDFFVIALLFLIGGLGFAYSNLLKQLHTGLWWPGIVIVVIGLIAQSFNHLATLIEPADRIFLIPQESAMHGYLKAAYRYSVLIAIIPQLLIWFILLPFIRVTMAFNWLELLGLLFTMVILKGADLRNQFNAAYHRSISAKLKWLINLVALTVTLLAPSLGIVISALFIGMTARNERGWQSRSLNWGTLIENEDARMLALYKFFNLFTDVPNIQGTTKRRRYLDFLINRIKPLPQNTYRYLYGHSIVRNGEYSGLHLRLTVIGAVLLVGVGGTYLPILIGMLFLYLIGFQLIPFYFHFTNNVFTHIYPVDTKLQLTSFKQVVAVLLNTSAVIFAIMTLIGSRSIIIGAISLVVNLAECWVLTNHLITNKINQKLD